From Erigeron canadensis isolate Cc75 chromosome 8, C_canadensis_v1, whole genome shotgun sequence, one genomic window encodes:
- the LOC122580201 gene encoding two-pore potassium channel 1-like → MASNEGNQASPIGPPKPALAIAKDQIASLKRKRFRRVKSAPMADSLSSISKPAVPLPRPKSVFNYLHPSYRKVAILLCVYLGAGTLCFYLLRHQINGKKTNSVLDSVYFTVVTMTSVGYGDLFPGSNATILLACLFVFLGMLLIGLVLSKAADLLVEQQELLLAKAIHMHRTVGTAETLKRMETNRMRNKCIILVVLLAVLMAAGTAVLVAVENLDFVHAFYCVVGTITSLGYIDKCFSTKGGRVFALFWILSGTIYLAQLLFAFAVLHTQRRQRSLVKWALKRKTTPADLEAADLDDDGVVVAAEFILYKLKEMGKISQEDMAPIMEEFERLDFDKTGTLTASDVLLSQSSWYAADILLTQASV, encoded by the exons ATGGCATCTAACGAAGGAAACCAAGCTTCACCGATAGGACCACCAAAGCCTGCACTTGCAATTGCAAAAGATCAAATAGCTTCcctcaaaagaaaaagatttcGACGTGTTAAAAGTGCCCCAATGGCAGACTCCTTGTCATCAATATCCAAACCAGCTGTCCCTCTTCCACGACCCAAGTCTGTTTTCAATTACCTTCACCCTAGTTACAGAAAAGTGGCCATCcttttgtgtgtttatttggGTGCGGGCACGCTTTGTTTTTATCTCCTCAGACACCAGATTAATGGAAAGAAAACAAACAGTGTCTTAGATTCTGTTTACTTCACTGTTGTCACAATGACTTCCGTTGGGTATGGAGACCTATTTCCCGGTAGCAATGCTACAATACTACTTGCTTGTCTTTTCGTTTTCTTGGGTATGCTTCTTATTGGGCTCGTGCTAAGTAAAGCCGCAGACCTTTTAGTTGAGCAACAGGAACTACTACTTGCAAAAGCAATACATATGCATCGAACAGTTGGTACTGCAGAAACATTAAAAAGGATGGAAACCAACAGAATGAGAAACAAGTGTATAATACTTGTAGTCTTGCTTGCCGTCCTTATGGCTGCTGGGACGGCGGTCTTGGTTGCTGTGGAGAATTTGGACTTTGTTCACGCCTTTTATTGTGTCGTTGGAACGATTACGAGTCTAGGTTACATTGACAAATGCTTCTCAACAAAAGGTGGGCGTGTCTTTGCGCTTTTTTGGATATTGTCTGGTACTATTTATTTAGCTCAGTTGCTCTTTGCTTTTGCTGTGTTACACACTCAAAGAAGACAGAGGTCGTTAGTGAAATGGGCTCTTAAAAGAAAAACGACACCTGCAGACCTGGAGGCAGCtgatcttgatgatgatggtgttgTTGT GGCGGCTGAGTTCATCCTTTATAAGCTAAAAGAGATGGGAAAGATCAGCCAAGAAGACATGGCACCTATCATGGAAGAGTTTGAAAGACTCGACTTTGACAAGACGGGCACATTGACAGCATCAGATGTTCTGCTTTCACAATCTTCGTGGTACGCCGCAGACATCTTGCTTACACAAGCATCCGTGTGA
- the LOC122580244 gene encoding zinc transporter 5 — MSSDHHHQQHRPSRLSLPPRTTTPQTLTTTPITPSRHYPPFTPIPTPSKLRHRLPPPPKSKKTLTPSSLFILLFSLRSLYSLLPFLQSSPSSFSVFPFTFLVSLFSLFLSLFFSILKPNSNKSIINFHHSLSKLQQRVIIIRSLLLSIVFLIRFQALRYCGTAAMILAETSGYVVSHFVKGRSSGYDPVNSNKVRGFFAVFIGLLLLSISWDRIECFPFSFVNLGTFGFGSFLVGDREKCVRIWPMLLPFLSGFLTGYEQKSMNWGAIRELGRKEVRLVSLFYTTIVLFVPAAVSMLVFEAEGDSVSFSTLIWPLANTVVFGVLLSEYYGDEKVASLKDFRKEFLVTFVCTLVLELLYYPELSLWGLLICGMLLGVGVMELDPVRLNSLELGLESPDTFLISVMKSVRHILSERKSRKIALFLLINTGYMVVEFVAGFMNNSLGLISDACHMLFDCAALAIGLYASYIARLPANGQYNYGRGRFEVLSGYVNAVFLVLVGVLIVLESLERILEPQEISTSSLLTVSIGGLAVNVVGLIFFHDEHHHAHGGGASCSHSHTGSDSHDHAGHDHKNANKHRDDHVHDHDHDYDHHHNHHDHEHHHDHHHNHHDHDHHHDHDHDHEHHHDHQHHHDHHDHQHHHDHDHHHDHHSRQHHHDLQHRHDHNDHEHHHDHVPISSIREDKQKHHHHHVDHNMEGIFLHVLADTLGSVGVVISTLLIQYKGWLIADPACSIFISILIVSSVIPLLRNSAEILLQRVPRAHENELKAAVSSIMKIKGIRGIQNFHIWTLANNDVVGTLHIYVSAETDQVTTKEQVSNILHDSGIKDLMLQVEYVKS, encoded by the coding sequence atgtcctccgaccaccaccaccagcaacACCGTCCCAGCCGCCTCTCTCTGCCACCACGAACGACCACACCCCAAACCCTAACCACCACCCCGATCACCCCATCTCGCCACTACCCACCTTTCACTCCAATCCCAACCCCATCCAAACTCCGCCACCGTCTTCCGCCACcaccaaaatccaaaaaaacctTAACCCCATCTTCCCTTTTCATCCTTTTATTTTCTCTCAGATCCCTTTACTCTTTACTCCCTTTTCTTCAATCTTCCCCCTCATCTTTCTCCGTTTTTCCATTTACATttcttgtttctcttttttccctttttttatcTCTATTTTTCTCCATTCTAAAACCAAATTCTAATAAATCAATTATCAATTTTCATCATTCTTTATCAAAGTTACAACAAAGGGTTATCATAATCAGATCACTTTTGTTATCTATTGTGTTTTTGATTCGGTTTCAGGCTCTACGATACTGCGGTACTGCTGCGATGATCCTCGCGGAAACTTCGGGTTACGTCGTTTCGCATTTTGTCAAGGGAAGGAGCTCGGGTTATGACCCGGTGAATTCGAATAAGGTTCGTGGGTTTTTCGCTGTTTTTATTGGGTTATTGTTGTTGTCTATTAGTTGGGATAGAATTGAATGCTTTCCCTTTTCGTTTGTTAATTTAGGGACTTTCGGGTTTGGGTCGTTTTTAGTTGGGGATAGAGAGAAATGTGTTAGGATTTGGCCAATGTTGCTTCCGTTTTTGTCGGGTTTTTTGACTGGGTATGAACAAAAGTCTATGAATTGGGGGGCCATTAGGGAGTTGGGTAGGAAAGAGGTGAGGCTGGTTTCGTTGTTTTATACGACTATCGTGCTGTTTGTTCCTGCCGCGGTTAGTATGTTGGTGTTTGAAGCTGAGGGTGATAGTGTTTCGTTTAGTACCCTTATATGGCCGCTAGCGAATACTGTTGTGTTTGGGGTGCTTTTGAGTGAGTACTATGGAGATGAGAAGGTGGCAAGTTTGAAAGATTTTCGAAAAGAGTTTCTTGTTACGTTTGTATGTACTCTTGTACTTGAGTTGCTTTATTACCCAGAGCTTTCCCTTTGGGGGTTACTGATATGCGGAATGCTGCTTGGAGTTGGTGTGATGGAATTAGACCCTGTTCGATTGAATTCTTTGGAGTTAGGGTTGGAGTCGCCTGATACGTTTTTGATTTCGGTTATGAAGTCTGTTAGGCATATATTGAGTGAAAGGAAGTCAAGAAAGATTGCGCTTTTTCTCTTGATTAATACTGGTTATATGGTGGTGGAATTTGTTGCTGGTTTTATGAATAATAGTCTTGGGTTGATATCTGATGCGTGTCACATGTTGTTTGACTGTGCTGCTCTTGCGATTGGTCTTTATGCTTCTTATATTGCACGGCTGCCTGCTAATGGTCAGTATAATTATGGTCGTGGGAGGTTTGAGGTTTTATCAGGTTATGTGAATGCCGTGTTTCTTGTTTTGGTTGGGGTGTTGATAGTGTTGGAGTCGTTGGAAAGAATTTTGGAACCTCAGGAGATTTCGACCTCTAGCCTGTTGACGGTTTCAATCGGAGGGCTTGCTGTTAATGTGGTTGGGTTGATCTTTTTTCACGACGAGCATCATCATGCCCATGGTGGAGGCGCATCATGTTCACATTCTCATACTGGTTCTGATTCACATGACCATGCTGGACATGATCACAAAAATGCCAACAAACATCGAGATGATCATGTCCATGACCATGATCATGACtatgatcatcatcataatcaccATGACCATGagcaccaccatgatcatcatcataatcaccATGACCATGATCATCACCATGACCATGACCATGACCATGagcaccaccatgatcatcaacatcatcatgaCCATCATGATCATCAACACCACCATGACCATGATCACCACCATGATCACCACAGCCGTCAACATCACCATGACCTTCAACACCGTCATGATCATAATGATCATGAACACCATCACGATCATGTTCCCATCAGCTCAATTAGAGAAGATAAACAAAAGCACCATCACCATCATGTTGATCACAACATGGAAGGCATCTTCTTGCATGTTTTGGCCGACACTTTGGGAAGTGTAGGGGTTGTTATTTCAACCCTTCTCATTCAGTACAAGGGATGGCTCATTGCTGATCCTGCTTGCTCTATCTTCATATCTATATTAATTGTGTCTTCGGTGATACCCTTGTTAAGGAACTCTGCAGAAATTTTATTGCAAAGAGTTCCTAGAGCGCATGAAAATGAACTTAAAGCAGCAGTGAGTAGTATTATGAAGATAAAGGGTATCCGAGGCATCCAAAACTTTCACATATGGACTCTTGCAAACAACGATGTTGTCGGTACtcttcatatatatgtttctgcTGAAACGGACCAGGTTACTACAAAGGAACAAGTTTCCAACATTTTACATGATTCAGGTATCAAGGACTTGATGTTACAGGTAGAGTATGTGAAAAGTTAG